TCCCTGGAGAACCTGCGCCGCGATCAGCAGCAATGGCAACGCCAGCAGTTTGAAGCAGAAAAGAAGGTGGCCGTAGCAGATACCTCGGTACAGAACCTCCAGCGTAGCATTCAGCAGCTGCAGGAAGAAAAGACCGGCCGCCTCCACCAGATCACGCAGCTGGAAGAAGAAAAGGTCATCCTCCAGGAAACCCTGCAGGACCAGAAAGCCGATCTGGAAGATATGATCGCTTTCCAGGAAGAAACCAAAGGAAAGATCCTGGCCACCCAGGGAGAGATAGAAGGCTTACGCGATAAACTGGTGAACGAGAACCGTACCCTGGACCAGAAGAAGAATGAATACGACCTCCTCAAATCGCTCGTGGACAGCCTGGAAGGCTATCCGGAGAGTATCAAATTCCTGAAAAAGAACACAGAATGGAACAATGAAGCACCCATTCTCAGTGACATCTTTTTTTGTAGGGAAGAATACCGCACCTGCGTAGAGAACCTGCTTGAACCTTATCTCAACTACTATGTTGTAAATAATGCAGCAGAAGCAATTCAGGCTATCCGGTTGCTGGATGAACATAAAAAGGGAAAGGCTAATTTCTTTATCCTTGATCAGTTCCATGAACAGCATGCTATGCCTGCAAGCCCTCCGGGTACTATTCCTGCCCTGGAAGTAGTAGAACTGGAAGAGCGTTATAAAGGATTGGGACACTATCTGCTCGGGAAAGTATTTATTGCGGATGATGTTAGCAGCATTCTGTTTGAGCAACTGACAGATCAGGACGTACTGGTGATTGAGAAAAGTGGCAGAATGAACCGTGGCCGGTACAGTTTTAGTGGTGGTTCTGTCGGATTGTTTGAAGGTAAGAAACTGGGGCGTGCTAAAAACCTGGAGAAACTGGACGAAGAGATCCGGACACTGGAAGATGTGGTGGCATCCCTCCGTCATCAGATCCAGGAAAAACATAACCAGGTACTGGGATATAACAGTCAGCTGAACGAAAACAAGATCAATAGCGCCCGCGAGAAGATCAACCAGTTGAGCAACCAGGTGTTCGGATTGCAGAACCGTATAGAGAACTTCCGCCATCTGGTTGAATCCGGAGATAAGCGTTTGCAGGAAATGCAGGACTCCCTCCAGGCGAACCAGGATAGTATCAAGGGTGTAAGGGAAGAACTCGAAGAGCTGAATGAAAAAGTATATGCGCTGCACGATAGCATCGCAGCAGCTGAAAGGGCCGCTACAGAAGCCGAGCAGCAATTTAACCAGGCAAGTGTACAGTTCAATAACCAGAACCTGCAGCATACACGCCAGCAGAGTAAAGTCCAGTCACTGAGACAGGAGCTGGATTTCAAACGTAAACAATTGTCTGATCTGCATATGCAGATCACCAGTAATAAAGCCCAGCTGGAAGACGCCGTAGCCAATATCGCTGCAGCAGAGGACAAACTGGGGCTTGCGGAAGATGGACTTATAGACTTGTTCCGCAAAAAGGAAGAAGAAGAGAAAGAGCTGAACGAAAAAGACCAGGAATATTACAACTTCCGTAACCAGTTAACAGAAAAGGAAACTACCTTGCGTGCACGTCAGCGTGCCAAGGAACAGCTGGAGCAATCATTGACCGTGATCAAGGATAAGGTGAATGAACTTAAATTGCAACTGGCTTCCATGAAGGAAAGACTGAGCGTGGAGTTTAAAGTGAACCTGGACGAGATCATTGATGAACAACGTAGCTCCGTACTGCCGGTAGAAGAACTACAGGGTAGCGCGGAAAGACTCAAGAAGCGACTGGAAAATATGGGTGAGATCAACCCTACGGCTATCGAAGCCTACCAGGAGATGAAGAAACGTTACGAGTTTATTCTAGAGCAGAAAACAGACCTTGTGACTGCTAAGGAATCACTGATGGCAACTATCCAGGAAGTGGAAGCGACGGCTAACCAGAAATTTCTGGATACGTTCAACCAGGTGAAAGAAAACTTCGTACGTGTATTCAAGGCATTGTTCACCGAAGAAGACCAGTGTGATATGATATTGAATGATCCTGAGAACCTGGCAGATACAGGTATCGAGATCATCGCCAAACCGAAGGGTAAACGTCCGGCTGCCATTACGCAGCTGAGTGGTGGAGAAAAGACACTGACAGCAACAGCGCTGCTGTTTGCTATTTACCTTATCAAACCGGCACCATTCTGTATCCTCGATGAGGTGGATGCGCCGCTGGATGATGCCAACGTAGGTAAATTCACAAACATGATCCGTAAGTTCTCGGATAACTCCCAGTTCATCATCGTTACGCATAACAAGCAGACGATGGCAGCTGTGGACGTGATCTACGGAGTTACCATGCAGGAACCGGGTGTAAGTAAACTCGTGCCTGTGGATTTCAGAAGTCTTAACTAAGTTAATCAATAAAGCAAACCAAAAAATTACATATCATGGGCACATGGGGTACCAGAAACTTCGAAAATGATGGCTCTCAAGACTGGGTATTTGAAATGATGGACAACAAAGATGGCGGTATGGTTGCCGACACGCTTCAGTTCTCCCTTAACAAAGATGGTATACTGGATGCATCTGAGTGCGAAGACGCACTGGCTGCTGCAGAAGTAGTTGCAGCTCTCGCCGGTAAAGCAAGCGAAGACTTTCCTGAAGATCCACTGGAAAACCTGGACGTTCTCAACCTGTTAGCTACGCCTGCTTTACGTAAGCTGGCTGTTGCTGTTGTTGAGAAGATCAGGGTTTCTTCTGAAATGAAAGACCTTAGAACAGAAGAAGGACAGTATGAAAGCTGGGACGCTGTGATGGCTGATCTCGTAAAGAGACTGACTATCTGAGTCGCCGTTTAGCACTGACATTATAAAAGAGCTCCGCCTTATCCTCTGACCGGTACCCGGCAGAAGATAAGGCGGATTCTGTTAGTATATAACGATGTTTACTTAAATGAGTATGCCGGCAATAGTGGCCGACAGGTAAGATGCCAGTGTGCCACAGAAGAGTGCTTTCAGTCCCAGACTGGCCAGATCAGCACGTCTTTCAGGCGCCAGTACGCCGATGCCCCCGATCTGCATACCTACGCTACTGAAGTTAGCGAAACCACAAACAGCGATACTGACGATCAGCAGGCCCTTCTCCGTGAGGACAGGGATGTTCTTGTCTGTCAGGTTCTTGAAAGCGATAAATTCGTTGATGGTGAGCTTTTGGCCCAGCAGGGTCGCCACACTGTTCACATCGCCGGAAGGGACGCCCATTGCCCACGCCACGGGGTAGAAGAGCTTCCCGAAGATCCAGTTCAGGCTCAGGTCAAAGTCAGGATTGAATATATGTCCGATCTTCAGCAGTCCCCAGTCCAGGAAAGCGATCAGGGCGATAAAACCGATGATCATCGCTATTACGTTCATGGCTATTTTAAAACCATCGCCCGCACCATGGGTGATCGCATCTATCACGTTCACATACTGACTTTTCACTTCCAGCTTCACTTTCCCCATCGTCTGCGATTCTTCCGTTTCCGGAAACACGATCTTGGAGATCACCAGTGCGCCCGGCGCCGCCATCAGACTCGCCGTGATCAGCATAGGAGCGAGGTCCATACCCGCTGCCTTACCCATATTAGAATATACTACGAGAATACCTCCCGCAATACAGGCCAGGCTACCACTCATCGATGCCAGCAGTTCACTGCGGGTCATATACGGAAGGTAAGGTCTGATCATCACCTGCGCCTCGATCTGCCCGACAAAAGCACTCGCGACGTTACTCAGCGCTTCTGCACCACTTACCCGCATAATGACATTCATCGCTTTCGCAATAACTGACACGATACGCTGCATGACGCCAAAATGGTAAAGGATGGCTACAAGGCAACATACCAATATGATAGCTGCAGTAATATTGAAGGCAAATACGAACCCCCCTGTCAGGTAGTTACTGAAGCTGGCCGGTGCCCCGGCAGTAGGTGGCTTTGTCTCTACCGCGATACCTCCATATACGAAGGCCGCACCCTGACGGGCGAAGTCCTCCAGTTTACCCATGGCTTTACCCACGCCCTGGAAGAAACGAAAAACGAAACTTACCTTAAAGATGAGGAGGGCTATCAATACCTGTAAACCTATTCCGCTGATCACCAGCCGGAAGTTGATCTTTTTCTTGTTGTTTGAAGCTAAGTAAGCAAGTCCCAGGATAAGGATTATCCCGATGAGTCCTTGGAAACGTCCCATAAGCGCGATAAAAGTGGTTGTAAGCAGCGAAGATAGCGAAGAATTGGGAATTAGGAATTGGGAATTAGGAATTAGAACGCAGCGAAGCCCGGCTTATATTGCGTAGTTTGAATAGCTGATACAGTATAGGACAGTTTTGCTGGAGATTTTCCTCACATTAGTTAATACCGGCCTTTACATATATGCAGCCGTTTATCATCACAATTCCTGATTCTTAATTCCTAATTCCTAATTTCACGTTTATCTTTTTCAATCGATTATCATAATGCGTTACAGGTTTTATTTTCTTGCACTCCTCCTAACGGCGTGTAACAACGGCCAGAACAAACTATCTGACAGATCCTCCGATTCATCCGCTATCCGGGAAAAATATGCGACCTCCGCAGTCCTGGATGCGACCACTGCCATCTCACACATGCAGGTCGAAAAGGGGCTGGAAGTACAGCTGGTAGCTGCTGAGCCACTCGTCACCGTACCTGTTGCGATGACCTTTGATGAGAAAGGTCGTATGTGGGTAGTGGAGATGACCGGCTATATGCCTGATACTGCCGGTACGGGCGAAGAGATCCCCAATGGGAAAGTTGTTATCCTGGAAGATACGGATCATAATGGCGTTGCTGACAAACGCAGCGTGTTTATGGACAGTCTTGTATTACCCAGAGCGATCTGCCTGGTAGGGAATGGGGTGCTGATAGCTGCACCTCCGAGATTATGGTTTGTGGAGAATGATCATGACAAGCCGGGAAAGAAAACGCTGGTGGACGATAAATATACGGAAGGCGGCAACGTAGAACATCAGCCTAACGGCCTGCTGCGCGCTATGGACAACTGGATCTACAATGCTAAATCAGATAAGCGCTACCGTAAGGTGGGCAATAAATGGCTGAAAGAACAAACACACTTCCGCGGTCAGTGGGGCATTTCCCAGGATAATTTCGGCCGCCTGTTCTATAATAATAACTCTGAAAATGTACTGGGCGACTATTTCCCTGCCGGACTAGGTGCTGGTAACAGTCAGCAGAAAAACGTAGCCGGCTACGATGAAAAGATCGTTCCGGATAACAAGGTATATCCTGTCAGAGCCACCACCGGTGTGAACAGGGGATATATGAAAGGCACACTCAATGACAGCCTGCGTCTCGTGAATATGACGGCTGCCTGTAGCCCACTGGTTTATAGGGGCAAACTGCTCGGGAAGGATTATGATAACAATATCTTCGTGGCAGAACCCTCTGGCAACCTGATCAAAAGGAACCTCATCAGGGACAGCGGGTATATCATAAAAGGGCGTCAGGCTTATCAGCACCAGGAGTTCCTGGCCAGCACCGACGAGCGTTTCAGGCCGGTAAGCCTCTACGACGGACCGGATGGCGCCCTTTACATCCTGGACATGTACAGGGGTATTATTCAGCATAAGACCTACCTGACGCCTTATCTGAAAAACGAGATCAAGAGCCGTAATCTGACCAATCCGCTGAACTGCGGACGTATCTACCGGGTTGTACCTGCTGGTCAGCACCCTGCTGCGACTATTATTGAAAACGATCCGGAACACCTGCTTTCATTGTTAGGAAATGCCAATGGC
The DNA window shown above is from Chitinophaga agri and carries:
- a CDS encoding DUF7133 domain-containing protein, whose translation is MRYRFYFLALLLTACNNGQNKLSDRSSDSSAIREKYATSAVLDATTAISHMQVEKGLEVQLVAAEPLVTVPVAMTFDEKGRMWVVEMTGYMPDTAGTGEEIPNGKVVILEDTDHNGVADKRSVFMDSLVLPRAICLVGNGVLIAAPPRLWFVENDHDKPGKKTLVDDKYTEGGNVEHQPNGLLRAMDNWIYNAKSDKRYRKVGNKWLKEQTHFRGQWGISQDNFGRLFYNNNSENVLGDYFPAGLGAGNSQQKNVAGYDEKIVPDNKVYPVRATTGVNRGYMKGTLNDSLRLVNMTAACSPLVYRGKLLGKDYDNNIFVAEPSGNLIKRNLIRDSGYIIKGRQAYQHQEFLASTDERFRPVSLYDGPDGALYILDMYRGIIQHKTYLTPYLKNEIKSRNLTNPLNCGRIYRVVPAGQHPAATIIENDPEHLLSLLGNANGWLRDKAQQLIVDHHYTTLVPALRSRLQQPLYAQVHALWTLEGLGALQLADVQVLLHQANPYVQAEALAALPAVMTPANGKAVLNELKMIEQNVFLAPYVALLLPSLPASLHAETDSLRGRLVDRYANDRYVADALISGMAGKEIALQQLLKAIHPDTTLVLAKRLKTVLKDIENHKKASMDESLGKTYPRGAILFKTVCQTCHGADGDGIQSLAPPLNQSEIVTGDKHKLAAIVLFGLTGPVTVAGKQYKTPEISGDMPGIGSNDEFSDKDIAEVLSYIRGAWSNHAARVTEKDIQEVRKHYKGRQKSFTMAELK
- a CDS encoding NupC/NupG family nucleoside CNT transporter; the encoded protein is MGRFQGLIGIILILGLAYLASNNKKKINFRLVISGIGLQVLIALLIFKVSFVFRFFQGVGKAMGKLEDFARQGAAFVYGGIAVETKPPTAGAPASFSNYLTGGFVFAFNITAAIILVCCLVAILYHFGVMQRIVSVIAKAMNVIMRVSGAEALSNVASAFVGQIEAQVMIRPYLPYMTRSELLASMSGSLACIAGGILVVYSNMGKAAGMDLAPMLITASLMAAPGALVISKIVFPETEESQTMGKVKLEVKSQYVNVIDAITHGAGDGFKIAMNVIAMIIGFIALIAFLDWGLLKIGHIFNPDFDLSLNWIFGKLFYPVAWAMGVPSGDVNSVATLLGQKLTINEFIAFKNLTDKNIPVLTEKGLLIVSIAVCGFANFSSVGMQIGGIGVLAPERRADLASLGLKALFCGTLASYLSATIAGILI
- the smc gene encoding chromosome segregation protein SMC, giving the protein MRLKTLEIKGFKSFADKTVLHFDEGVTGVIGPNGCGKSNIIDSIRWVIGEHKISNLRSENQSGLVFNGSKTRSASGMAEVSLTFENTRNVLPTEFTTVTITRKFYKNGDSEYRLNDVACRLKDIHNLFMDTGVSTDSYAIIELGMVDDIIKDKENSRRRMLEQAAGISIYKTRKKEAKSKLEATEGDLNRIEDLLFEINNNLKTLEAQARKAERFYEVKKEYREASIELAKAALEGFNVTFKQLTDEQQAEADRKLALETEITSAEASVEEDKLHFVAKERELQVLQKSFNELVSTIRTKENDKNLATQQLTYLKERERNISHFLGNAEGQLQGLTDSIAFTETQVAEEQDAFESLQDQLEGLQDLVDEKKEAFNQKKLSLENLRRDQQQWQRQQFEAEKKVAVADTSVQNLQRSIQQLQEEKTGRLHQITQLEEEKVILQETLQDQKADLEDMIAFQEETKGKILATQGEIEGLRDKLVNENRTLDQKKNEYDLLKSLVDSLEGYPESIKFLKKNTEWNNEAPILSDIFFCREEYRTCVENLLEPYLNYYVVNNAAEAIQAIRLLDEHKKGKANFFILDQFHEQHAMPASPPGTIPALEVVELEERYKGLGHYLLGKVFIADDVSSILFEQLTDQDVLVIEKSGRMNRGRYSFSGGSVGLFEGKKLGRAKNLEKLDEEIRTLEDVVASLRHQIQEKHNQVLGYNSQLNENKINSAREKINQLSNQVFGLQNRIENFRHLVESGDKRLQEMQDSLQANQDSIKGVREELEELNEKVYALHDSIAAAERAATEAEQQFNQASVQFNNQNLQHTRQQSKVQSLRQELDFKRKQLSDLHMQITSNKAQLEDAVANIAAAEDKLGLAEDGLIDLFRKKEEEEKELNEKDQEYYNFRNQLTEKETTLRARQRAKEQLEQSLTVIKDKVNELKLQLASMKERLSVEFKVNLDEIIDEQRSSVLPVEELQGSAERLKKRLENMGEINPTAIEAYQEMKKRYEFILEQKTDLVTAKESLMATIQEVEATANQKFLDTFNQVKENFVRVFKALFTEEDQCDMILNDPENLADTGIEIIAKPKGKRPAAITQLSGGEKTLTATALLFAIYLIKPAPFCILDEVDAPLDDANVGKFTNMIRKFSDNSQFIIVTHNKQTMAAVDVIYGVTMQEPGVSKLVPVDFRSLN
- a CDS encoding DUF4259 domain-containing protein; this encodes MGTWGTRNFENDGSQDWVFEMMDNKDGGMVADTLQFSLNKDGILDASECEDALAAAEVVAALAGKASEDFPEDPLENLDVLNLLATPALRKLAVAVVEKIRVSSEMKDLRTEEGQYESWDAVMADLVKRLTI